In Desulfonatronum thiodismutans, the genomic window GTGGACGGGCGACTGTCCGGAAATATTTCCGGTAGTTTCTCCGGACTTTTGGCCGGTGAAGAAATGTCGCGCGGCTTCGGTCCGACCGCCGGGTTGGACGAGGCCGGGCGGGGATGCCTGGCCGGGCCCGTTGTGGCCGCGGCGGTCATTCTCCCCGAGTCCTACGATCTGCCCGGTCTGACCGATTCCAAAAAGCTTCGGGCCGAGGCGCGGGAGCGCATGGCTCGGGCCGTTCGGGAGCAGGCCGTGGCCTGGTCCCTGGGGCTTGCTTGGCCGCGGGAAATCGAGCGGGTGAACATCCTGCGGGCATCCCTGCTGGCCATGAGCCGCGCGGTGCGCACCCTGAAAGTTCGCCCGGAAGCGTTGATCGTGGACGGGCCGCATCGGGTTCCACTGGAAATGCCCCAACAGGCAGTGGTCAGGGCGGACGCCACGATTCCGGCTGTTTCCGCCGCGTCCATTTTGGCCAAGACCTTTCGCGACAAGCTCCTGACTTTTCTGGATCGCCGCCATCCGGGTTATGACTTGGCGATTCATAAAGGTTACCCCACGGCCCGACACCTGGAGGCCCTGCGCCGCCTGGGACCGGCTCCTGTGCACCGGCTGACCTTCAAAGGGGTTTTGGCCCCGACGGATTCAGGCGCGCGACCAGAAATGTTGCAGGGGCACCCACCGGAACAGCTATGGTTGCCGGGCATCTAGCCCAGGGCCGGGCCGGAGAGGACGCCGCGGTTCAATTGCTGAAGGGCCTGGGGTTTCATGTTCTGGAGCGCAACTGGCGCTGCCAAGTCGGCGAAGTGGACGTAATCTGCCTGGACCAGGACACCGTGGTTTTCGTCGAAGTCCGAACCCGAGGGACTTGCGCCCGCACCTCTCCGGCCCAGAGCGTAAACCGCTCCAAAATCACCAAGTTGACCCGGGCCGCCAGCTACTATCTCAGCCGGCGCGACTGGTGGGAGCGGCCATGCCGATTCGACGTGGTCGCGGTGATCCACACCCCCCAGGGACACCGACTGGAGCACATTCCCGATGCCTTTTCCTTCCCCCAGACTCTGGGTCGTGGCCGGAACCCTTGGCAACCCTGGTGACTTTTCGCCCAGGGCCAAAGAGGCGCTGGAAGGCGCGGACCTGATTCTGGCCGAGGACACCCGCCGGGCCGGATTGTTTTTTCAGCGCCACGGCGTCGTACCCAAAGGGACTCTGCGCAGTTTTTTCGAGCACAATGAGCGGGACCGGATTCCCGCGGTCCTGAGCGTTCTGGAACAGGGGCGCGACGTGGCCCTGATTTCCGACGCCGGTACCCCGCTGATCGGCGATCCGGGGTATCGTCTGGTCCGGGCCTGTCTCGACTCCGGAATCCCGGTCTCTCCGGTCCCCGGTCCATGCGCTCCGGTGGCCGCCTTGTGCGCTTCCGGCCTTCCTCCCTCTCCATTCACCTTCCTGGGTTTTTTGCCTCGACAGGCCGGGGACCAAAAACGGCTGTTCCTCTCGTGGTCCGAAGCGGCCACCACCCTGATATTTTTTGAGCGTAACTCCCGACTGCGCGATACACTTGAAACAGCCTTTGAATGTCTGGGGCCGCGGGAGCTTTGCCTGGCCCGTGAATTGACCAAGGAGCATGAGCAGATTATTCTGGGGCGTTTGGAAAACCATCAGAACATGGAGTGGGACCCTCGCGGTGAGATAACCGTGCTCGTTGGACCGCCGGAACCTCCGGAGAAGACCTTGGACGTGGATGTGGACCAGATGTTGTCGGAGGAAATGCCGGTCGGCCCGCCAAAGCAGGTGGCCGCTCGGGTTGCGGCCATGGCTCATGGCTGGTCTTCCAAGGAGGTCTACGCCAGGTTGATCGCCCTGGCCCGGGCCGCTCCCGACTCGAGGACCCCATGACCAGCCCCGTGACAGCCTCCCGGTCCTCTTCGGACACTTTTCCTTCCTCCCTCAGCTTTCGGGTCATGCTGCGCACGTACCTGCGCACCTATCTTGTCGGTGCCAACTACAACACTCGCGGAATGCAGAACGTTGGTTTGGCGCTGGCCCTTGAGCCAGGTTTGACCGCCATTCATCGCAATGCCCAGGAGTTGCGCAAAGCCCGGCGTCGGTCTCTGCAACACTACAATACCCATCCCTTCTGGACGCCGCTTCTGGCGGGCATTTTTTTGTCCCTGGAACGGGACATCGCCCGAGGAGTGCTTCCGCCGCCCATGTTGCAACGGGTCAAGAACACCACGACCTACACCCTGTCAGCCCTGGGCGATTCTTTTTTCAGCGGCGCGGCCCTGGTTTTTTTCGTCCTGGTTCTGACGCTGCTGCTTGCACATGGATGGACGGGATTGGCGTGGACATGGCTGATCTGCTGTTTTCTGGGTGTGCAGGTGTTCAAGCTGGCGACCTTTGTCGGCGGATTTCGGGAGGGCATCGCGTACTTGAGACGACTGAAGCGCTGGAACCTGATCAACTGGGGACAGCGGATCAAACTGGTCAACGCCGGGCTGTTGCTTCTGCTTTGGTGGCTGCTCTGGCCCGAACTGTACGTCGAGGGAGGCCCGGAATGGACGTGGATTTTTTGGACTGCCGTGGTGCTGTGCTGTGCTTTCGGATATTTCCGGCTGCGCGTGTCCAGGGCTTGGTTCGTGTTGGCCTTTCTTGCAGTCTGGGTCGGGCTGTGGACCGCTTGGAGCGGGGGGCTGTGAGGCGTATTCAGGAGTCAGAATTCAGGAGTCGGGAGTCGGAATTCGGAAGGCTAAAGAGAGAAAGCGAGATATGAGAGTCGGAAGGTGAAGATGGGATTCGGGAGCGTTGATGTCGGCATTCTGGAGACGCCGCCCGTGAAAACCTCCAATCAGGTTGACGACTGTATGGAAACACTTGATGTGGTGAGTCGGAAGGTCTTCGTGGCCAATGAGCTGGGGCTGCATGCCCGTCCGGCGGCTCGTCTGGCCCGGGAGGCTCAAAAATATTCGTCGCGGATCACCCTGCTTTCTCAGGAGCAGGAGGTGGACGCCAAGAGCATTCTTGATCTGTTGACCCTGGCCTTGGGGCCGGGGTGCGCCGTGGAATTGAAGGCCCAGGGAGAGGACGCCCAGGCGGCCCTGGAGCAGCTCGAGCAGTTGTTTCTGAACCGTTTTGAAGAGGAGCGCTAGTGGCTCTCCATGTAATCCAAGGAATTCCCGTCTCCACCGGCGTGGCCCTGGGGCGGGCGTTTTTTCTGAATCGCGGCCGAGCCCGTAACATCCCGCGCCATAACATTCCGGACGGCGACGTGCAGGGCGAGCTGTCCCGAGTGGAGCATGCCTTTTCGCGGGCTTTGGTCGAACTTGAGGATATTCAGGGCCGCGTGCCCGCGGAATTGCTGGAGCACGCCCGGATCATCGATTCGCACATCATGATGCTCCAAGACCCCAAGCTGCTGGAATCGGCCAAGGCTTACATCCAGAGCATGCAGTTGAACGCGGAGTGGGCCTTGGAAAAGGCCGTGGCGGACATTGAAACGGTTTTTCGCAGCATTGAGGACGCCTACATCCGGGAACGGATTCAGGACGTCCGCCTGGTGGCGGGCCGGGTTCAGCAGCACCTGCTGGGCGAGTCCGGGAACAGCCTGCGGTCCATTAACACCCGGATCATTCTTTTGGCTCACGACCTTAGCCCGGCGGACACGGTGGAGTTGGAAGTTGGCAAGATCATGGCTTTCGCCACGGTCACCGGGGGCAAGACCTCGCACACCGGAATTCTCGCCCGGGCCATGCAGATTCCTGCCATCGTCGGCGCCCCCGACCTGGAGGAGTCCATCCAGGACGGGCAGTTGATCATTATCGACGGCCTGCAAGGGCGGATCAT contains:
- a CDS encoding ribonuclease HII, which translates into the protein MSRGFGPTAGLDEAGRGCLAGPVVAAAVILPESYDLPGLTDSKKLRAEARERMARAVREQAVAWSLGLAWPREIERVNILRASLLAMSRAVRTLKVRPEALIVDGPHRVPLEMPQQAVVRADATIPAVSAASILAKTFRDKLLTFLDRRHPGYDLAIHKGYPTARHLEALRRLGPAPVHRLTFKGVLAPTDSGARPEMLQGHPPEQLWLPGI
- a CDS encoding HPr family phosphocarrier protein yields the protein METLDVVSRKVFVANELGLHARPAARLAREAQKYSSRITLLSQEQEVDAKSILDLLTLALGPGCAVELKAQGEDAQAALEQLEQLFLNRFEEER
- the rsmI gene encoding 16S rRNA (cytidine(1402)-2'-O)-methyltransferase, with amino-acid sequence MPFPSPRLWVVAGTLGNPGDFSPRAKEALEGADLILAEDTRRAGLFFQRHGVVPKGTLRSFFEHNERDRIPAVLSVLEQGRDVALISDAGTPLIGDPGYRLVRACLDSGIPVSPVPGPCAPVAALCASGLPPSPFTFLGFLPRQAGDQKRLFLSWSEAATTLIFFERNSRLRDTLETAFECLGPRELCLARELTKEHEQIILGRLENHQNMEWDPRGEITVLVGPPEPPEKTLDVDVDQMLSEEMPVGPPKQVAARVAAMAHGWSSKEVYARLIALARAAPDSRTP
- a CDS encoding PTS system mannose/fructose/sorbose family transporter subunit IID, which encodes MTSPVTASRSSSDTFPSSLSFRVMLRTYLRTYLVGANYNTRGMQNVGLALALEPGLTAIHRNAQELRKARRRSLQHYNTHPFWTPLLAGIFLSLERDIARGVLPPPMLQRVKNTTTYTLSALGDSFFSGAALVFFVLVLTLLLAHGWTGLAWTWLICCFLGVQVFKLATFVGGFREGIAYLRRLKRWNLINWGQRIKLVNAGLLLLLWWLLWPELYVEGGPEWTWIFWTAVVLCCAFGYFRLRVSRAWFVLAFLAVWVGLWTAWSGGL
- a CDS encoding YraN family protein, with the protein product MVAGHLAQGRAGEDAAVQLLKGLGFHVLERNWRCQVGEVDVICLDQDTVVFVEVRTRGTCARTSPAQSVNRSKITKLTRAASYYLSRRDWWERPCRFDVVAVIHTPQGHRLEHIPDAFSFPQTLGRGRNPWQPW